Proteins from a genomic interval of Paenibacillus sp. FSL R5-0623:
- a CDS encoding cobyric acid synthase translates to MLQGTASDVGKSVITTALCRIFKQDGFKPAPFKSQNMALNSYVTEDGKEIGRAQGAQAEACGIEATTDMNPILIKPVRDMHSQIVVHGVPFAQMSASDYRQHFLPEAKQTVMDALNRLRDSYDVVLMEGAGSPAEINLKDRDIVNMNLAGWADAPVILISDIDRGGVFASIVGTLELLEPHEVARVKGFIINKFRGDLSLLQPGLDWLEERTGIPVLGVLPYIRDIQIEAEDSVVLDSMRHGKTGKTELDLAVIRYPRISNFTDFDALSREPDVNVRYVTSPDELGSPDAILLPGTKDTIGDLAYLRESGLEQAIASQTEREHVQLVGICGGYQMLGRHLKDPFAVEANQIQEAKGLGWLPLSTTFLQEKQTVRASGRVQPDHPIRLYGERDVTDASLPINGYEIHMGVTECHEPERVTMLFEISYPGGQPFQEGWGSVDGSVWGTYLHGLFESDQFRRSWLNALRAGKGLPPLQETYSAHERKEMEFDRVAESLRSALDLKRVYEIMGVQAPE, encoded by the coding sequence ATGCTGCAAGGAACGGCTTCGGATGTAGGTAAAAGTGTCATCACAACGGCATTGTGCCGGATTTTTAAACAGGACGGCTTCAAGCCTGCTCCGTTCAAGTCACAAAATATGGCACTGAATTCCTATGTGACGGAAGATGGCAAGGAGATTGGTCGGGCTCAGGGGGCGCAAGCTGAAGCCTGCGGTATTGAGGCGACAACCGATATGAATCCAATCCTGATCAAGCCGGTGCGGGACATGCATTCGCAGATCGTGGTGCATGGTGTACCTTTTGCCCAGATGAGTGCATCGGACTACCGTCAGCATTTCCTGCCTGAAGCAAAGCAGACAGTGATGGATGCGCTGAATCGGTTGCGGGACAGCTATGATGTGGTGCTGATGGAGGGAGCGGGTAGTCCGGCCGAGATCAATCTGAAGGACCGGGATATCGTCAACATGAATCTGGCAGGCTGGGCCGATGCGCCAGTGATTCTGATCTCCGATATTGATCGGGGCGGTGTATTTGCTTCCATCGTAGGTACGCTCGAACTGCTGGAACCCCATGAGGTGGCCCGTGTCAAAGGGTTCATTATCAACAAGTTCCGAGGTGATCTATCCCTGTTGCAGCCAGGACTCGACTGGCTCGAAGAACGGACAGGTATTCCAGTATTAGGTGTATTGCCTTACATAAGAGATATTCAGATTGAAGCAGAGGATTCAGTGGTGCTGGACTCCATGCGTCATGGTAAAACCGGCAAAACCGAGCTGGATTTGGCGGTGATCCGATATCCGCGAATTTCCAACTTTACAGACTTTGATGCACTTTCCCGTGAACCGGATGTGAATGTACGTTACGTGACCTCGCCAGATGAATTGGGCAGTCCGGATGCCATTCTTCTACCGGGTACGAAGGATACCATAGGTGACCTGGCATATCTGCGTGAGTCTGGGCTGGAGCAGGCAATTGCCAGTCAGACCGAGCGTGAGCATGTTCAGCTCGTAGGAATATGTGGCGGATACCAGATGCTGGGACGACATCTGAAGGACCCGTTTGCTGTGGAGGCGAATCAGATCCAGGAAGCGAAAGGGCTTGGCTGGCTCCCGCTATCGACAACGTTTCTTCAGGAAAAGCAGACCGTCAGAGCTTCCGGACGGGTGCAGCCTGATCACCCGATTCGTCTATATGGTGAGCGAGATGTAACAGATGCTTCATTACCCATTAATGGATATGAGATTCATATGGGTGTTACGGAGTGCCACGAGCCTGAACGGGTAACCATGTTGTTTGAAATCTCATATCCAGGTGGCCAACCTTTCCAAGAAGGCTGGGGCTCAGTAGATGGCAGCGTGTGGGGAACCTACCTGCATGGTTTGTTTGAAAGTGATCAATTCCGACGTTCGTGGCTGAATGCCTTGCGTGCAGGAAAAGGACTGCCGCCGCTTCAGGAGACATATAGTGCGCATGAACGTAAGGAGATGGAGTTCGATCGGGTAGCTGAATCATTGCGTTCGGCATTGGATTTGAAGCGCGTGTACGAGATTATGGGTGTTCAGGCACCCGAGTGA
- a CDS encoding methyl-accepting chemotaxis protein: MFRNRTVAGKIRGTLFLVLLVASLLFSISFYAVSMNIIQSYVLPQFDKVLNTSIQDIYKNTSASKILQVQSGGAGSEGAAMTVESYLADKAKEHNLDAAYIVAIQDGSAKVVVANSSSGMKAQDEISVEPAMNAAIENKEMVISEVYSDSFGVHKAAFIPIAGSNMIMAVSMDAQFIQDKITQIFWLCLGITALVFVLGWLISTSMIKRVTKPIIKLVQHSKQISQGDLTAKLEIKGKDEIAQLAASFQTMTHNLKEMISRALSTSNEVVSGSNDLLQRVESMSGMVRNSSRSAEDAEKGSISIASSASENARAMEEITQGIMHIASSSAEVSDQISEAANEAVNGNRLAQNAIEQMERVGQTASESLRYVETMNERSVAIGTIVASIFEITKQINMLSLNASIEAARAGEHGRGFAVVAGEVRKLAEQSKTATEEISDYLGTIREDAERSVDAMNRVTQEIGSGTTVVQQAGSAFQQLNELIQNVNLTIQTVSASTQQVSAGAEEVSASVEETAQITTKSRESMLQIASTADLQLSEMDSHSNTVRHLHEQAVELQSAMKNFKIN, encoded by the coding sequence ATGTTTCGTAATCGCACCGTTGCCGGTAAAATCAGAGGCACCTTGTTCCTCGTTCTGCTGGTTGCTTCCCTGTTGTTCAGTATTAGTTTTTACGCCGTTTCGATGAATATCATTCAAAGTTACGTGCTCCCGCAGTTTGACAAAGTCCTAAACACGTCCATTCAGGATATATACAAAAATACTTCAGCATCCAAAATCCTACAGGTACAGAGTGGCGGAGCTGGTTCTGAAGGTGCTGCCATGACCGTGGAATCGTATCTGGCAGATAAAGCAAAAGAACATAATCTGGATGCTGCTTACATTGTTGCTATTCAAGATGGCTCAGCCAAAGTCGTTGTGGCCAACTCTTCCTCAGGCATGAAAGCCCAGGATGAGATTAGTGTAGAACCTGCAATGAATGCAGCTATTGAGAACAAAGAAATGGTAATCAGTGAGGTCTACTCCGATTCCTTTGGTGTACATAAAGCAGCCTTTATCCCCATTGCAGGAAGTAACATGATTATGGCTGTGAGCATGGATGCCCAGTTCATTCAAGACAAGATTACCCAGATTTTCTGGTTGTGTCTGGGGATTACAGCATTAGTGTTTGTGCTCGGCTGGCTTATCTCCACTAGTATGATCAAAAGAGTTACCAAACCAATCATCAAGCTTGTCCAACATAGCAAACAAATATCCCAAGGTGATCTGACCGCTAAACTAGAGATCAAAGGTAAAGATGAAATTGCCCAGCTTGCCGCTAGCTTCCAGACGATGACGCATAACCTGAAAGAAATGATTAGCCGTGCCTTGTCCACGTCCAATGAAGTTGTATCAGGCTCCAATGACCTGCTTCAGCGGGTTGAATCGATGTCCGGTATGGTTCGAAACTCCAGCCGCTCCGCAGAAGATGCAGAAAAAGGCAGCATCAGCATTGCGTCAAGCGCATCCGAGAACGCCAGAGCTATGGAAGAAATTACGCAAGGTATCATGCATATTGCTTCTTCTTCCGCTGAAGTGTCTGACCAGATTAGTGAAGCAGCCAACGAGGCAGTTAACGGTAACCGACTGGCTCAGAATGCCATTGAGCAGATGGAGCGTGTAGGCCAGACAGCAAGCGAATCGTTGCGTTATGTGGAAACTATGAATGAACGGTCGGTAGCTATCGGCACCATTGTTGCTTCCATTTTTGAAATCACCAAACAGATTAACATGCTGTCACTCAACGCCTCCATCGAAGCAGCACGTGCCGGAGAGCATGGTCGCGGATTCGCTGTTGTTGCTGGAGAAGTTCGCAAACTTGCCGAGCAATCCAAGACAGCCACCGAAGAAATTTCGGATTATCTGGGTACCATTCGCGAAGACGCTGAACGCTCCGTTGACGCCATGAACCGTGTAACCCAAGAGATTGGTTCAGGCACAACTGTCGTTCAACAGGCAGGATCAGCCTTCCAGCAGCTGAATGAATTGATTCAGAACGTGAACCTGACCATCCAGACCGTCTCTGCTTCTACACAACAAGTATCTGCTGGTGCTGAAGAAGTGAGTGCATCCGTAGAAGAAACGGCACAGATTACGACCAAATCTCGTGAGAGCATGTTACAGATTGCTTCAACAGCAGACCTGCAGCTCAGCGAGATGGATTCCCATTCGAATACAGTTCGTCATCTGCATGAACAAGCTGTAGAGCTTCAATCCGCTATGAAAAATTTCAAAATAAACTAA
- a CDS encoding L-cystine transporter: MDTFLVILNVVVMLALLGILYWMQKKHISFTKRVFAGLGLGVVYGVILQLVYTSGSDVVTKSVDWFNLVGSGYVRLLQMVVIPLIMVSIISAIMNLKGKQNLGKMSVSIIAILLITTAIAAGVSIVTSLSFNLTSIEIEGGDREIAQGQKMEERLVDVKDQTIPQQVLEFIPSNPFADMTGERRTSTLAVVIFSAFIGVAVLGLDRKKPQQAETFRGMVNAVYAVVMRIVTLVLRLTPYGILALITKVTATTNPDEILKLIKFVIASYVALIVMFIIHLIIISLSGFNPITYVKKVLPTLVFAFTSRSSAASIPLNVETQTKKLGVSDGIANLSASFGATIGQNGCAGIYPAMLAVMIAPTVGIDPLSWDFIVTLILVVMISSFGVAGVGGGATFASLIVLSTMNLPVALAGLLISVEPLIDMGRTALNVNGSMTSGLVTSKILKENDHDTFNDQSRELDSAVQA; encoded by the coding sequence ATGGATACTTTTCTAGTCATATTGAATGTAGTGGTGATGCTTGCTTTACTTGGCATCCTCTACTGGATGCAGAAAAAGCATATCTCCTTTACGAAACGCGTATTTGCGGGTCTTGGACTGGGGGTTGTGTACGGGGTTATTCTTCAATTGGTGTACACATCAGGTTCTGATGTCGTTACGAAATCAGTCGATTGGTTCAATCTGGTCGGTTCAGGATATGTTCGTTTGTTGCAAATGGTCGTGATTCCATTGATCATGGTGTCGATCATCTCAGCCATCATGAATCTGAAGGGCAAGCAAAATCTCGGTAAAATGAGTGTTTCCATTATTGCCATTCTGTTGATCACCACAGCGATTGCCGCGGGGGTCAGCATAGTAACGAGTCTCAGCTTTAACCTGACTTCCATTGAAATTGAAGGTGGAGATCGGGAGATCGCCCAGGGGCAGAAGATGGAGGAACGGCTTGTTGATGTGAAGGATCAGACCATTCCGCAGCAAGTGCTGGAATTCATTCCTTCGAATCCATTTGCAGATATGACAGGAGAACGTCGTACATCCACACTGGCGGTCGTTATCTTCTCCGCGTTCATCGGTGTAGCTGTACTTGGACTGGATCGCAAAAAACCACAACAGGCGGAAACATTCCGAGGGATGGTTAATGCGGTATATGCGGTGGTTATGCGGATTGTAACATTGGTGCTGAGGCTTACGCCATACGGGATTCTGGCCCTTATCACCAAGGTGACGGCGACCACGAATCCGGATGAAATTCTCAAGTTGATCAAATTCGTCATTGCGTCCTACGTGGCCCTCATCGTGATGTTTATCATTCACCTGATCATCATCTCACTGTCCGGGTTCAACCCGATTACGTATGTGAAGAAGGTTCTGCCAACACTGGTATTTGCCTTCACATCCCGTTCAAGTGCAGCGTCGATCCCGCTGAATGTGGAGACACAGACGAAGAAACTGGGCGTATCGGACGGTATTGCGAATCTGTCTGCAAGCTTTGGTGCTACAATTGGGCAAAACGGCTGCGCCGGGATCTATCCGGCCATGCTGGCGGTGATGATTGCTCCAACGGTCGGCATCGACCCGCTGAGCTGGGACTTCATCGTGACGTTGATCCTTGTTGTTATGATCAGTTCGTTTGGTGTGGCAGGTGTTGGCGGCGGGGCAACGTTCGCTTCCCTGATTGTATTGTCCACCATGAACCTGCCTGTAGCCTTGGCGGGATTGCTGATCTCCGTTGAACCGCTGATCGACATGGGTCGTACAGCGCTTAACGTGAACGGGTCCATGACTTCAGGACTCGTAACCAGCAAAATTTTGAAAGAAAATGATCACGACACATTCAATGATCAGAGCCGTGAGCTGGATTCAGCTGTTCAGGCTTAA
- a CDS encoding queuosine precursor transporter, producing MFNLGWGAVFVLVTYGFFLLCYRLFGKKGLYAWIGVATVIANIQVTKTIDIMGIVLTLGNTMYVSMYLTSDLLNEKYGPGEARKAVWFGFFTLIMTTVLMQMVLYFEPAPTDFAQESMAKLFGLLPRLALGSLTAYFISQFLDVRLYSWLRKVAPGRNQLWIRTNGSSIISSFVDTLVFCTIAFAFIYPWDVWLEIFLTTYIIKFVLTAVGTPFLYVARSFKFKDEA from the coding sequence ATGTTTAACTTAGGGTGGGGAGCGGTTTTCGTTCTCGTAACTTATGGATTTTTCCTGCTGTGTTACCGCTTGTTCGGTAAAAAAGGTCTCTATGCCTGGATTGGTGTGGCTACGGTTATAGCCAACATTCAGGTGACCAAAACGATAGATATCATGGGCATTGTACTGACGCTTGGCAACACGATGTATGTCAGCATGTACCTGACCAGTGATCTGCTCAATGAGAAATATGGACCAGGTGAGGCACGGAAGGCCGTATGGTTCGGGTTTTTCACGCTCATCATGACAACGGTGTTGATGCAGATGGTGTTGTACTTTGAACCGGCACCAACGGACTTTGCACAGGAATCCATGGCGAAGCTGTTCGGTCTGCTGCCACGTCTGGCCCTCGGTAGTTTGACGGCGTACTTTATCAGTCAGTTCCTGGATGTTCGATTGTACTCATGGTTACGCAAGGTGGCCCCAGGGCGCAATCAGTTGTGGATTCGTACCAACGGCAGTTCGATCATCAGTTCATTTGTGGATACACTGGTGTTCTGCACGATCGCGTTTGCGTTCATCTATCCTTGGGATGTATGGCTGGAAATCTTCCTGACCACGTATATTATCAAATTTGTATTAACTGCGGTTGGAACACCGTTTCTCTACGTTGCACGCAGCTTTAAGTTTAAGGATGAAGCTTAG
- a CDS encoding Xaa-Pro peptidase family protein encodes MNQNPLSRLEADLSGQGLDAMLITDPKHIYYLTGFASNPHERFLGLVLARGEEPLLIVPALDAEAAAAASSVSNIATHTDTDNPYALFDRYQGRLGRVGLEKEYVTVARYEQLTAALGAASFQDVGPLLRTLRVKKTPDEVARIRHAIHLIEETLRQGLSHVRTGVTEIELVAEMEYQMKKLGADGPSFDTMVLTGPKTGLPHGTPGERKLQHGDLLMFDMGVYAGGYASDITRTFAFGDISPELKTIYNTVLAANEAAIQIVKPGITCAEVDRAARQVTEEAGYGERFMHRVGHGLGIDVHEYPSLHGENMDTLSEGTVFTIEPGIYTAAGGVRIEDDVIVTETGVEVLTTFPKELHILTD; translated from the coding sequence ATGAATCAAAACCCTTTATCTCGTCTTGAAGCCGATCTGTCCGGGCAAGGCTTGGATGCCATGCTGATCACAGATCCGAAACATATCTACTATTTAACTGGATTTGCGAGCAATCCGCATGAACGCTTCCTTGGCCTGGTTCTCGCACGAGGCGAAGAGCCCCTGTTGATTGTACCCGCGCTGGACGCTGAAGCTGCGGCAGCCGCTTCTTCAGTATCCAACATTGCAACTCACACGGATACGGATAATCCGTATGCTTTATTTGATCGTTATCAGGGGCGCTTGGGCCGGGTAGGTCTCGAAAAAGAATACGTGACGGTCGCACGTTATGAGCAGCTTACTGCCGCTCTTGGTGCTGCCAGCTTCCAAGATGTTGGCCCGTTGCTTCGCACATTACGTGTGAAAAAAACACCTGATGAGGTCGCCCGCATTCGCCATGCCATTCACCTGATCGAAGAAACATTGCGTCAAGGCCTCTCCCATGTTCGCACAGGCGTAACCGAGATTGAACTTGTCGCCGAGATGGAGTATCAGATGAAAAAGCTGGGTGCTGACGGCCCTTCTTTTGATACCATGGTGCTCACGGGACCCAAAACAGGTCTGCCACACGGTACACCGGGTGAACGGAAGCTGCAACATGGTGACCTGTTGATGTTTGACATGGGTGTGTATGCTGGCGGATATGCCTCGGATATCACGCGTACATTCGCCTTTGGTGACATTTCACCTGAACTCAAAACCATCTATAACACGGTGCTCGCAGCCAATGAAGCTGCTATTCAAATCGTGAAACCAGGCATCACCTGCGCTGAAGTGGATCGTGCGGCTCGTCAGGTCACGGAAGAAGCGGGTTACGGCGAGCGCTTTATGCATAGAGTAGGCCATGGACTGGGTATTGACGTACATGAGTATCCTTCTCTGCATGGAGAGAATATGGACACCCTGAGTGAAGGTACCGTGTTCACGATTGAACCGGGCATCTATACCGCAGCAGGCGGCGTTCGTATCGAGGATGATGTGATTGTGACCGAGACGGGTGTCGAAGTTCTGACAACATTTCCAAAAGAACTGCACATCCTTACGGATTAG
- a CDS encoding PQQ-dependent sugar dehydrogenase translates to MNNRVTVPLYASLLSVALLTASCSSGEPSTGGAEQTSQGQGTGQGQTANGSTSGSESGAQAETVIPYQASVLVEELNAPWEIVSVPDGRIFVTERPGAIRVIEDGKLASEPLIEFSAPFNEEGEGGLLGLAADPDFEENGYLYAYHSYLEGNDIANRVLRLKVNDGKAVIDQELLGNIPGGTNHNGGRIKIGPDKLLYITTGERYEPELSQNKDSLGGKILRIGLDGSIPADNPWPNSPVYSMGHRNAQGLAWNPDNGYLYSTEHGQRNHDEINRIVAGENYGWPEVEGDDDDNGAYQAPLAHSENDTWAPSGVAFVEEGPWAGSLIAANLRGEQLLKVTLSEDGTQVEKVEPLFEDEWGRIRNVSAGEDGKLYVLTNNRDGRGSPRDGDDKLIVLTPES, encoded by the coding sequence ATGAATAATCGAGTAACCGTTCCGCTGTATGCTTCATTATTAAGTGTAGCACTGTTAACCGCGTCATGTTCTTCAGGCGAACCCTCAACGGGAGGAGCAGAGCAGACGTCTCAGGGACAGGGAACAGGTCAGGGACAGACAGCCAATGGCAGTACAAGTGGAAGCGAGAGTGGAGCGCAGGCGGAGACGGTTATTCCGTATCAGGCTTCCGTTCTGGTTGAAGAACTGAATGCACCATGGGAGATTGTGAGTGTGCCAGATGGTCGGATATTTGTAACGGAACGGCCTGGTGCGATTCGGGTCATTGAGGATGGAAAACTAGCCTCTGAACCACTGATTGAATTCTCAGCCCCATTTAATGAAGAAGGTGAAGGAGGTCTGTTGGGTCTGGCAGCTGATCCGGACTTTGAGGAGAACGGTTATTTGTATGCATACCACTCCTACCTGGAAGGCAACGACATTGCCAATCGAGTGTTACGTCTCAAGGTGAATGATGGCAAAGCGGTCATAGATCAAGAGCTGCTTGGTAACATTCCAGGCGGAACAAATCATAATGGTGGGCGGATCAAAATTGGTCCGGACAAGTTGCTCTATATCACGACAGGTGAGCGTTATGAACCGGAACTGTCACAGAACAAAGATAGCCTTGGAGGTAAAATATTGCGGATTGGTCTCGACGGATCGATCCCGGCAGACAACCCATGGCCGAATTCACCTGTATACAGTATGGGACACCGTAACGCACAAGGACTTGCCTGGAACCCGGACAACGGCTATCTGTATTCTACCGAGCATGGGCAGCGGAATCATGATGAGATTAACCGGATTGTAGCTGGAGAGAATTATGGCTGGCCTGAGGTGGAGGGAGACGACGATGACAACGGCGCATATCAGGCTCCGCTTGCACATAGTGAGAATGATACATGGGCGCCGTCTGGTGTAGCTTTTGTTGAAGAAGGACCTTGGGCTGGATCATTGATTGCTGCAAATCTGCGAGGAGAGCAGTTGCTGAAGGTTACTCTTTCGGAAGATGGCACACAGGTGGAGAAGGTGGAACCCCTCTTCGAAGATGAATGGGGTCGAATTCGCAATGTGAGTGCTGGCGAAGACGGCAAGTTGTACGTGCTTACGAACAATCGGGATGGACGAGGATCGCCACGAGATGGAGACGACAAGCTGATTGTACTTACTCCGGAGAGTTAA
- a CDS encoding MBL fold metallo-hydrolase has translation MSHPTTSITVLNLQIPTPSGNSPIFPVMLRDVDGVTLVDTGMIGQFAELQSALEQEGVQLSDVKRVIITHQDIDHIGNLGALLDAIPDLEIWAHADEIPYLTGEKPLIKFTPERRALLPAPVLALADQLLLQLPEVNISRTLADGDLLPLQGGTQVIHTPGHTPGHICLYFREQQFLLAADELRVVDDELVGPAPQATPDMPEALRSLKKLTNLKLNKVLCYHGGEYTNDPAQRIATLAESAE, from the coding sequence ATGAGCCATCCAACAACTTCGATTACTGTACTAAATCTTCAGATTCCTACGCCTTCTGGGAACAGCCCCATATTCCCCGTCATGCTTCGTGATGTAGATGGCGTTACCCTGGTGGATACAGGCATGATTGGACAATTCGCTGAACTTCAATCCGCATTGGAACAAGAGGGCGTACAGCTCTCGGACGTCAAACGTGTGATTATTACTCATCAGGACATCGATCATATCGGTAACTTGGGTGCTCTTCTGGATGCCATCCCAGATCTGGAAATCTGGGCACATGCCGATGAGATTCCATATCTAACCGGTGAGAAACCTTTGATCAAATTCACGCCTGAACGTCGTGCTCTGCTGCCCGCGCCCGTTTTGGCACTGGCAGACCAACTGCTCTTGCAGCTGCCTGAAGTGAACATCAGTAGAACTCTGGCAGACGGAGACTTGTTACCCCTTCAAGGTGGTACACAGGTCATTCATACACCGGGACATACGCCAGGTCATATCTGCCTGTATTTCAGGGAGCAACAGTTCCTGCTCGCTGCCGATGAACTTCGTGTGGTCGATGATGAACTGGTTGGCCCTGCACCGCAAGCGACACCGGACATGCCTGAAGCGCTGCGAAGCCTGAAGAAACTGACCAACCTTAAGCTCAATAAGGTTCTCTGTTATCACGGTGGAGAGTACACGAATGATCCGGCTCAGCGTATTGCCACACTCGCGGAGAGCGCAGAGTAG
- a CDS encoding SDR family oxidoreductase — protein sequence MSNQTAIVTGANSGMGLATTIELARQGYRVIMACRSEKRGQEALQEAVRQSGSSAIELMLCDLGSLESIRQFARTFRERHDRLDVLVNNAGVVMVKRKETSDGFEQSIGINHLGHFLLTLLLIEPLKAAKQGRVVNVSSGAYKAGKIHFEDPHLHKGYNPIKSYAQSKLANVLFTRALARKLSGTSVTVNCLHPGAVGTSIGVDRNTGFGTRIMAFAGKLPFFLSPEEGARTAVYLAASPEVVGITGRYFYQQKEQQLKAHAVDDASAERFWIWSEEQVGLRDDEKL from the coding sequence ATGTCCAATCAGACAGCAATTGTAACAGGAGCTAACTCAGGTATGGGGTTGGCAACCACCATTGAACTTGCAAGACAAGGATATCGCGTAATCATGGCATGCCGCAGTGAGAAGCGCGGACAGGAGGCTCTTCAGGAAGCTGTGCGTCAGTCCGGCTCTTCTGCGATTGAATTGATGCTGTGTGACCTGGGTTCACTCGAAAGTATACGCCAGTTTGCCCGCACATTCCGCGAGCGTCATGATCGCCTTGACGTCCTGGTTAATAATGCGGGGGTGGTGATGGTCAAGCGGAAGGAAACCTCAGATGGGTTCGAACAGAGTATCGGCATTAACCATCTGGGGCATTTCCTGCTGACCTTACTTTTGATAGAGCCTCTGAAAGCCGCGAAGCAGGGACGGGTTGTAAACGTTTCGTCAGGTGCTTACAAGGCCGGCAAAATCCACTTCGAAGATCCACATCTGCACAAAGGTTATAATCCGATCAAAAGCTATGCTCAATCCAAACTGGCGAACGTGCTGTTCACTCGTGCACTGGCTCGCAAACTGTCAGGTACGTCTGTCACAGTGAACTGTCTGCACCCTGGTGCAGTGGGAACGAGTATTGGCGTAGATCGCAATACCGGATTTGGCACACGCATTATGGCGTTTGCAGGTAAACTACCATTCTTTCTGTCCCCTGAAGAAGGGGCGCGAACGGCTGTTTATCTGGCCGCAAGCCCTGAAGTCGTCGGCATCACCGGGCGTTACTTCTATCAACAGAAAGAGCAACAGCTGAAGGCACATGCCGTTGATGATGCTTCAGCTGAGCGTTTCTGGATATGGAGCGAAGAACAGGTGGGGCTAAGAGATGACGAGAAGTTGTAA